tgatatactttattaagctCCAAGGGGACattgacctttggaggtcagagcataGGGTCAGAAATTGCATAGAGTGCCCCTgtaacaattttcaggttaagggccttgctcaaggcccAATGGAGGAAGTTCCCTTTTGGCAGTAGTGGGACTTGAACTGGATACCTTCCAGATATTTATAGAAGTAGACTCTAAAgggcagggcggcatggtggcacagtggtagcgctgctgcctcgcagttaggagacccgggtttgcttcccaggtcttccctgcatggagtttgcatgttctccccgtgtctgcgtgggtttcctcccacagtccaaagacatgcaggttaggtgcattggcgatcctaaattgtcgcctagtgtgtgcttggtgtgtgtgtgtgccctgtggtgggctggcgctctgcccagggatttgctcctgccttgcaccctgtgctggctgggattggctccagcagacccccgtgaccctgtgttaggatatagtgggttggaagatgactgactgactctaaagggctatattaaaaaaaaaaaaaaaaaagctttattgaGATGAGTTCAGTCCAAGTAAAACTTTGTGAACATACACTTATTCTCAGTTGCACACATCATGAGCCAAGTTAAGAAATATCTGCAAATagtttatgaaaacaaaaattttattgattaaaatatttttgacagaCATGATTAATGACATGTTGCTTACATGCAAACAAAGCACTCTACAACAGTGGGTTAACATGGAATATCTgtattttaaccaaaaaaaaaaataaaacaaaacacttgtTCATTTAAAACCGGttatgtgcttttttcccccacaaaatactgaaatgtattgtAATATCTGACCATAGTGAATTCTAAGACTGgtgtattgtaaaataaattagtAACATGCACACGATTGCAACAGTCAACAACCTTCAGCATTAAAATGCATTCTTAACCTCAGTCTCAGTGCAAACACCATTGTagcaaaaagaacataaaaacaatcaaaataaaaaaggattcTCTGTCTAACTTTGAGTACCAAGTATAAAATACTATAATGTGTTAAATTGAATAAGTAACAAGCCCAAGAAGTTGACCTAAAAGTGTCTGTTGAGTGATGAGCTACACTGGTATAAACCTTTAATAATTCTGACTAAATATTAGTCCAGCTCTAAGCATTCTCCTAGAAACTCACATTAGTGACATAGCTAGCTTGATTTACAGTACTAAAAACCTATCTCTCAAGCAGCAATGattacatacaacaacaacaacaacaaaatcaatCATTCAcaccaaaaatataaacaattctTCTGTCTATCAAAACCCCAAATATcccaattatatataaaaattatacactttaaaagaaaatttcagGGGAATGCATatgcaaaaggaaagaaaaataggTTGCTGTATTACCCGCACATTTAGATTTAATCTGTGCATATAAGATCATGTCCACAAGCAGGTAACAACAAACACATGGCACAGAATTTCAAAGTTTACCAGGAATGGACAActgttcttaaaaaaacaaaaaaaaaagacaacaaaacgCGCGCATTCACCCTTATAGTCTCTTCTGTGTGTGAAACCTACTGTATTTTAGAAGCAGGGAAACACTGAGCAATAAATATGATGAGAAGGTCGAATGACatgatataaattaaaaatatatatatttatagtaacaACCTAGGATAGTAGTCACTCATTATTTAGTGGTGGACATCCTGCATAGTTAACTCACAAATAAATAGTAATCAATGCACAGATACATAAGGTTCTTCTTATCCTTAATGACAAAACCCTGTTCTACAGCATTTAGTTGGAAACTTGACTACTCTGCAATGTTACAGACATACATCACTCTATTCCAAATGCAAGTTTTGCTTTAAACTTTTCATACCTAATTCAATGAATACACTTTTCAAACACAGTGTCAAAGTGCagcattacaaattaaaaaaaaaaaaaaaaaataaggaatgtAATTGTATGGGccaaaaaactaaaacagaaaattgtaAAAAACGACTCAACTAAGTTAGTGTGAATGGGACTTATCCAGCATATCCTCTTTTGAAGACCCTTCAGGTCTCCCAAAGTCATAGTATTTATTCCCTACTATTTGTTTAGTATCAGTTTCTCAACTTTCCATAGATGGATAGTACCCCCAACAGTGTAAGTATCTGAACAAGTTTCTGAGTTTTAGAGCTCCCGAAGGAGACCATAAAATGGAAAGTACCACCCTTCAAAACAGTGTTACAAGGGCTACACATCAAGATCATCAGGTCGAGCTCTACTGCTGACTCGACTACTGGCTCTGCTTGAGGGCCTTTGATCCACAACAGCTAGAGGCTGTAGCTCATGTCCGGATGGTAGCTTCTTATTGTCTGGCACATCATCCGGGTAGTCAAATGCTTGCGCATGGGAGTTTGAGATGGTGCTGCCTGTTTGGCCCAGACGGTTCTGCTCAGTGCTGTAGTTTGCCCAGTTTTGCTCATTGGCTTGCTTATTGTAATTGCGACAAGAGTTGGTCCTGTCTCCAGTGGCAAGTTTGTAGCCTGGCGGAGACATAGGAGACATGGGTGCTGTTGGGGAGGAGCAGCCATTGTAATAGGCATATTTTGGAGATGTGCAGTCTTTAGCTACTGGACTCATGACCATATTGTTTGTGTAGGGATCTCTTTTTCCTTTCACCCGATCCTTGATGCCTTTGAAGAGGACATAGAATAGCTCAATCACATTTAGTAGAAGTGACACCAAAGACACTACTAACATAAAGATGATGAAGATGGTTTTCTCAGTAGGGCGGGACAAGAAACAGTCCACTTTATGAGGGCAAGGATCCCTTTCACATCTGTAAATGGCCTCCAGCTTAAAACCATAAATGTACCATTGAATCAACAGAAAGCCGACTTCAAAGACAGATTTGAAAAGTATGCTCACAATGTAGGTACGCATCAAGGctcctttcatttttacttttccatGCTCTTCCAGCCCATACTTAAATTTCTTGATTTCAATTTGCTTGAGTGGCAAATCTACATCGCCACCGTCATTCTGgacaattttcagttcttcttcttttttgttcaatttctCTTCTTTGCGCATTAGGTAGAAAACATGCGCTAGATAAAGTAGCGTGGGAGTTGACACAAAT
The sequence above is drawn from the Erpetoichthys calabaricus chromosome 3, fErpCal1.3, whole genome shotgun sequence genome and encodes:
- the LOC114648641 gene encoding gap junction alpha-1 protein, with translation MGDWSALGRLLDKVQAYSTAGGKVWLSVLFIFRILVLGTAVESAWGDEQSAFKCNTQQPGCENVCYDKSFPISHVRFWVLQIIFVSTPTLLYLAHVFYLMRKEEKLNKKEEELKIVQNDGGDVDLPLKQIEIKKFKYGLEEHGKVKMKGALMRTYIVSILFKSVFEVGFLLIQWYIYGFKLEAIYRCERDPCPHKVDCFLSRPTEKTIFIIFMLVVSLVSLLLNVIELFYVLFKGIKDRVKGKRDPYTNNMVMSPVAKDCTSPKYAYYNGCSSPTAPMSPMSPPGYKLATGDRTNSCRNYNKQANEQNWANYSTEQNRLGQTGSTISNSHAQAFDYPDDVPDNKKLPSGHELQPLAVVDQRPSSRASSRVSSRARPDDLDV